The DNA segment TAAATTTTTATCCTATTTACACGAATAATATACCGTCGATATTAATGTTAACGAAAAAATTTTCGCTCTTTTCTCGTCGCACTTAATAATTTCAAAATTTTACAAACAATTTGCCCTCTCCATTTCGATACAGTCACATGCTTATAGGGTGAATAACGGGTTCATCGTTGTTATCTGAAATTGCACAGCAACAGCGTAATTACGGCGTTTAAGAAGAACCAATCTTCAAAATGTTTCGCTGCAACTCCTGAAACAAACGAGACGGTGTACAAGACTGTGGAAAATGTTAATTGGCATCAAATATTCCGGAGAACGTACCAATGTAAGAGGATTCTCGAGTTCCTAGTACAGATGCCAAACGTGGCCGTTCCTCGGTCAATATAACATCGGCTTGTTTTTTATACAAATGAAAGACATTGGCGTGGCAGACAATGTGTAACTTTCCGTTATTGAAGTGTTCTTGCACAGCTTCGAAATCCAGTCCTGCGATAGTCATTAACTGCTGATTGACACCTAGTTTGTCCGTTATGTTCAGGACAAGACTAGAGTTCACCTACAATGTAAAATTCGATTTATGAATATTGCTTAAAAAATCTTCACAATCAGTATAAGTCGTATCAGTACAATTCTCGTGGTAAAGTCTTTTTTATTTATCGTTTTCCGGAAAGTTTCATCAAATTGTTCGGGGAGCAACGAAATGTGATTCAAAAAATAGATGGCATATCGATCCGAGTTAGGATGATAATTTATCGCGAGTGCCAGGGAGCAACACCTCTCGAAAGTTTCTACATTCATCAACCTACCGGTTCCCCATTGACAGTCCACGTCACATTCGCCGGAGGATTTCCCGAAGGAACAGTGCAGTTTCCACGCACCGTCTCGCCCACTGCATACCGTGATTTCTCGACTCTTACTTGAGGATCGCCCTTCGGGAGGCCTGAAATTTATTGAATTCCTTAATAATAGAAAACGAACTCGTCACAAGATAGTTAGCCTTCGTTTCAATATTCAGTGGCCACTCTACTTGTTATACTTCCTCTGTGACGAGAAGAATTCAGTCTGGAATTCATACCTTTCTCATTAAAAGAATTCCACTTTTAACAATAAGATAACGTTATAACAAtattcgatagaaatgaaaacATATCTATGCCACGATATAATTGAGGATGAACTTTCTTGATATAAAGTTAGGTATTCTTCGTCGTCCTATCTAAAGGAATTGAAACGACACAGCTGCGTCTCTTTAATATTTCATTCCTGTCTCTTATACGACTCGGCATATTTTAAAGTTCTTCAATGAAAAGTTGCTACTCATTACGAAGATATTCACCAGTTTTGCATAGAATATACTTTTTGCGTAATTAGCGATTCTAACGTACGCGCTTCGTTAAATTAATAATTGAGATCGTGAATTGTCGAAATGGTGAAAGATCATTTCTGTGAGCTGGGCTTTCTATATCTGGGATTGTACATTTACATTCGAATAGCCTTTCTCCGTTTAAAAACTGAAATGATAGAGGAAGAATACCGACCAGTTGTTCGATTTGATATATCGTTGTTCTTTAAATTTCAAGAAAGCAGGAACTCACGCGCCCTTGTTAGATGAGATCAAAGATACATTTTCACCCGACCTAACTGGCAACGAGGTATCCCGTATACATAACGCGCGTCATGTATGTACATCTCGTGGGATCATTATACCGTCCACAGAAGGTAGTCAATTTCCTTCTAGCGGTAGCGAACTGTCAAAGAATTGTCTCACTTCGGCTGAATGACTTCCGCCTGGTAGCCAACCCTTCGGTTCTGAACCTGCGCTATGCTCTCAAGGACACAACCGTTCGAGATTACCATTTTGAACTTGTTTGGTAATGTTGTGGATGCGGGACGATCATTCCGTCCCGTGAGAATggagaaaaggaagaaaagcGGACTAGAGAACGTGTCCGAGGGATACAAGGCGAGATTCGAAGGCTCGATCTAGTATCGAGTTTTTACGAGCGATCCGTGATCGGAAAGGAGAGGCAATCACCTCGTCTCCTCAAAGAAGAATTGCTACCGTGGTTGTGGCGTCGTTAAGTCGACGTTCAACGAGAATACGAGACGGTGGGAACGAGATCTCCGACATGCACGCTATCCTTTGCCCACTGTATCCTTTCTCTACTTTTCGTCTCGCTATTTTGTCCTTTCTAACTACGTTTTAATTGGCCGCGATTACGGCGACAATGCTGCTCATCGTGCAGGGTAATCAACGAGGATAATGAAAGGCGGTGGTAAGGATTGAAGACGCCGGGGCGAATCGATGAAAGAGTAACGGGTCACGATTCAACTTTTGATTTGTCACAGATATTCACGTGCCCCCGAGATACCCGATGCTTTCATTGAAGGTTAACAGTGCACACTGAAAGCTCAGCCCGCAAAGAACTAGATGAAATGATTCTGAAAGGGAGTGAGGTTCTGTTTATTGGAACGGAGCTGATAATTAACAGTAACTCGGTTAAGAGAGATGTGGAAGATAAATGACGAGATGAAAGAACCGTGTTCGGTTATTTAATGAGACCGACGAGATCTACTTTTTACTCGAGCGTTTTCCTTTCTCGAGCCCCAAATTATCAtctattttattaatatataattctgCAGTTTGGTGAACTCTGTTAAAATGAAGTATCTCTGCTCGCAACGATTATTCGTACGATGTAAAAGCGAAAAAGTCATACGCGAGAAGAGCAACGGTTAATATTGACAACTCTATACATTACCAAGGGAATaaagaaacgttgaaataatatATTTAGCTAATGCTGAAACAGTGcacgagagaaagtaaaaataCTAATTGACCAGGAAATGCTTAATGATCTGGCTAGTCTAACCTCTAGGTAACCGTGATTTATGCATATTATTTGTATCCCGAGAAGAACTTCATTTCACATATTTTTTTTGCGAATACTAAACGAGCACTTAATGTTACACTGTTGTATCATTTCTTAATGTTCCAACGAACAAATTATCCCCTCCGGCCGCATTATTTATATTACGACTAACCAGGTACACGGATATCGGAAGCCGTTAATGCCTTTTCGCAGTCCCAATGCGACTATACTTCTGCTTACAGAATTACCTCATAATTGCAATTTTGCATACTAATGAAAAATGGAGATACCATAAAATCCACTTGTTATATGtacattttataaaatgttaacaaGAATACTTATAAAATAATTGACTCTCGACTACTATAATTACTGCTATTTAATCTCTGTAAGAATGAAAAGTAAAATCATAATACTTACTAGCCACGTACATGTAAGCAGAGACCAGTATAGTATTAAACGATGGAGAATCGCCGGAGACTTCGCAGCGATATTTTCCGGTATGATTTGGTTGCACGTCCTTTAAAACAACGCGATGCGCATCGCTTCGATTTTGCTGTAACGTGATTTAACGTAATATGAGTAAAGGAAATTGGATAATTGCACCTGAAACAAGAAATTGATAAACGTGATTAAAGTAAAGGTAATCATTTACTTTCTAAGGAAACTAGTCTAAGGAATTTCTTCCCGATAACATAATCTGCGATTTATTATGGTTTTCGAGATATTCATTTATCTATTGTGAAAAGTGTATCTTGTAAATCGTTCGACGCACTCATAAATATGTTTCCAACATTCACACAACAACAATATACAAATGAAATAtaaatctggaatcgctatgtaCGGGGTTGCAATGTAAAATAATTGTGTTGGTATAATTTAtcgatgcacttcaaatgaaattgtCACGAGATAAGATAAACGTATATTTTTTGCTGAACGCCACGGTAATTGAATTAACACAACATAATTGAATCAATAGCGAAAAATATCTGCTATACCAAGCGATCGATTCGTGCCCCTGTGACTCATCGAACGTGGTTCGAGTGAATTCAGCATCGATGATCACAGGGTAGTTCAAACGCTGCGAACGAAGCGTGTACCATTTATTGCGGATCGATCGCACTTATTCGCTCCCTTTGACATTCTCGCACATTCGTCCGTTCATGACAAACAATATGTCACAACAACGATTAATTACATGTTGCCAGTGGCAACGTATAAATCACACGATCAATTTTCCCTGAGTGGCGTAGTGTTTGTGGTGTGAACGTCCTCGTGTTTCACTGTTGTcagatatatttaaaaaatacttTGGTGCTACAACAACTGCGTACAATTTTTCAATATACTTTAAAAATACTTcaacgagtcgtatatattatttttactGTTTTGCACTGTTTCAACGCAGCTGTGCTACCAATGGAATGCTATCACAGAGCAATGTAACGTATCGTTGGAATTCCTGCGGGTGTGTTAAAAAAGTTGGAAGGCAATTTTCATCGAAATAACAAGGCTGGCTTCGTCTGGAGGGTAACTATGGTCGATCCATTTCTAAGAACCCCAAAGCGTCTCAATTTTTTAGCGCGCGATGTATAATTTTCTACACCGATGGAAAGTGTCGATCGATCGCAAAATATTCGTTCACGCGTTCGAAGAACTAACTACACCGGAGAAGTAGAAAAACGGGCTGCGCAGAATTACGAATGAAACGTTTCGTTGGGAAAATAAGTGGTGTAGGTCGAATATGTGCAGTCACGCATCGGCGGCGGCCGTGTACAGTATTTTACACCACGGCTCCCTGGCTTACACCGATTCGACAATTCGCTGCTGGCCACCGCGCATAAATTCATCTCGGCTGACTGATAATTTTAATAATGTTACTGGTTGCGAAACACAATACGATAGTGCCCGATAGCCCCTCCAGTCCATCCGCTTTATTTGCGTTCACCAATTGTATCTACGATACAATCATTATTTTATACATGTTATCTGTGATTCCTCGAAGCTATGTTTCCATGTGAGAAGCTGCTGGTGCGAGGAGTCTATCAGTTTAATGCTACCAACGCGAGTGGCACAGGGATATgtttttctaatttttaatcAGTTTTGAACCGATTCAGTGCTTCACACGACGTCCATGTTATAATTTGAGCAAATATTTATGTTATAATAGAAATTTCGCTCAACTCCCTTCTCAACGTTTACCTTTTTCTCCTCGTCAACCTCCTCTTCTTAAAATCTGCCCCATATcttgttattttatttttttttcaaatcagACGTTTAATTTCTCCGTTGATATGCTTGTTAATATT comes from the Xylocopa sonorina isolate GNS202 chromosome 1, iyXylSono1_principal, whole genome shotgun sequence genome and includes:
- the LOC143423988 gene encoding uncharacterized protein LOC143423988 isoform X1, translated to MRSVTRYREARPSLFASLFVVLAVFVIGVRGLRNVSIDIPLAVAAGTTVNMSCRYDLQSDTLYTVKWYKGPEFFRYIPKEMPPIRVFGELGAKVLQNRSDAHRVVLKDVQPNHTGKYRCEVSGDSPSFNTILVSAYMYVASLPKGDPQVRVEKSRYAVGETVRGNCTVPSGNPPANVTWTVNGEPVNSSLVLNITDKLGVNQQLMTIAGLDFEAVQEHFNNGKLHIVCHANVFHLYKKQADVILTEERPRLASVLGTRESSYIGVAAKHFEDWFFLNAVITLLLCNFR
- the LOC143423988 gene encoding uncharacterized protein LOC143423988 isoform X2 — its product is MSCRYDLQSDTLYTVKWYKGPEFFRYIPKEMPPIRVFGELGAKVLQNRSDAHRVVLKDVQPNHTGKYRCEVSGDSPSFNTILVSAYMYVASLPKGDPQVRVEKSRYAVGETVRGNCTVPSGNPPANVTWTVNGEPVNSSLVLNITDKLGVNQQLMTIAGLDFEAVQEHFNNGKLHIVCHANVFHLYKKQADVILTEERPRLASVLGTRESSYIGVAAKHFEDWFFLNAVITLLLCNFR